One stretch of Bacteroidota bacterium DNA includes these proteins:
- a CDS encoding family 16 glycosylhydrolase, which yields MKNIALLFCVPLLLLTQTKDFKGAEYRTIDKFTYGRFEIRMKSMPREGTLASFFTYNDSSNTPWNEIDIEILGRYSDDIQFNPITPGQVNHVSHYQTSFDPSKDFHTYAFEWTPTYVAWFVEGVEVHRQTGAHIEALTYPQKLMMNVWNPQYPGWVGQWDANVLPGFAYYDWVSYASYTPGAGSFGNGNNFTPKWKDEFDTWDKTRWTKATHTWNGNGCDMLPDNAVISDGKLTLCLTGATYTGYNDFTGPSVRYARAEVDGVRIRFTEEMDPISVEDSTHYYIAGMSVQKATLLPDSQSVFLTVANYDTATISNVVLINIKDRFAQNISPVKNIQTVKSTPLTFPVKINCGGPAVGGYLNDQEWSGSVEYGRLDGSPKSFSASLPISGTSEPAIYRSELAGIVEYKVRVPNGSYTVTLQMAENYFTSAGQRIFDVSLEGKPILQKFDLFATAGKNAAYEKVVNNVVVNDGILEMHFSSWIDLPVINGIIISKTPASINQLFYDIPDDIELSQNFPNPFNPSTVINFQVPKSSMINLNVYDVLGKQVTSLVSEVKDAGHYSVVFDGTGLSSGMYFVQLQSDHKTVMKKMILMR from the coding sequence ATGAAAAATATTGCACTTCTATTTTGTGTTCCATTATTATTGCTCACTCAGACGAAAGACTTTAAAGGGGCGGAGTATCGAACAATCGACAAGTTTACGTATGGAAGATTTGAGATCCGCATGAAATCAATGCCTCGGGAAGGAACTTTGGCATCCTTTTTTACCTACAATGACAGTTCAAATACGCCCTGGAATGAGATTGATATCGAAATTCTTGGTCGCTATTCGGATGATATTCAATTTAATCCGATAACTCCGGGACAAGTAAACCATGTGAGTCATTATCAAACGTCATTTGATCCAAGCAAAGACTTTCATACGTATGCTTTCGAATGGACTCCGACGTATGTTGCTTGGTTTGTGGAAGGTGTTGAAGTGCATCGTCAAACCGGTGCACATATTGAAGCGCTGACCTATCCGCAAAAATTGATGATGAATGTCTGGAATCCTCAATATCCCGGATGGGTGGGACAATGGGATGCGAATGTACTACCCGGATTCGCTTACTATGATTGGGTTAGTTATGCTTCATATACTCCGGGAGCGGGAAGTTTTGGTAACGGAAACAATTTTACTCCGAAATGGAAAGATGAATTTGATACGTGGGACAAAACGCGCTGGACAAAAGCAACGCATACATGGAACGGAAACGGGTGTGATATGCTGCCGGACAATGCAGTGATTAGCGATGGAAAATTGACTCTCTGTTTAACAGGCGCAACATATACTGGATACAATGATTTTACCGGTCCATCTGTACGGTATGCAAGAGCAGAAGTTGATGGTGTTCGAATTCGATTTACGGAAGAAATGGATCCTATTTCAGTGGAAGATAGCACGCATTATTATATTGCCGGAATGAGTGTACAGAAAGCGACACTGTTGCCTGACTCGCAGAGTGTTTTTTTAACAGTGGCAAATTATGATACAGCAACAATTTCAAATGTTGTGTTGATAAATATTAAGGATCGTTTTGCTCAAAATATTTCCCCGGTAAAAAATATTCAAACGGTAAAATCGACACCATTAACATTTCCGGTAAAAATTAATTGTGGAGGCCCCGCTGTTGGTGGTTATCTCAATGATCAAGAGTGGAGTGGAAGTGTTGAATATGGAAGGTTGGATGGTTCGCCAAAATCATTCTCTGCATCGTTACCAATCTCCGGAACTTCGGAACCGGCAATCTATCGATCAGAATTAGCCGGTATTGTTGAATATAAAGTGCGTGTACCAAACGGCTCATATACTGTTACGCTTCAAATGGCAGAAAATTATTTTACCTCTGCCGGTCAACGAATATTTGATGTAAGCCTTGAAGGAAAACCTATACTGCAAAAATTCGATCTCTTTGCAACTGCTGGGAAGAACGCAGCATACGAAAAAGTTGTAAATAATGTGGTTGTAAATGATGGTATTCTCGAAATGCATTTTTCCAGCTGGATTGACCTTCCGGTGATTAATGGAATTATTATTTCGAAAACACCGGCAAGTATCAATCAACTGTTCTACGATATTCCGGACGATATTGAATTATCTCAAAATTTTCCCAATCCATTCAATCCCAGCACTGTGATAAATTTTCAAGTTCCAAAGAGTAGTATGATCAATCTCAATGTCTATGATGTTCTTGGCAAGCAAGTGACATCATTGGTGAGTGAAGTGAAAGATGCGGGTCATTATTCCGTTGTATTCGATGGGACAGGCTTATCAAGCGGGATGTACTTTGTTCAATTGCAGAGCGATCACAAAACGGTGATGAAGAAAATGATTTTGATGCGATAA
- a CDS encoding PQQ-binding-like beta-propeller repeat protein — protein sequence MKKYVLLLSLLLSIHAAAQLKFAHVSDTHVGNSTGAEDLRRTVSDLNSFTDISFVIITGDITESGKDDDVRTAKQILDSLTIPWYIIPGNHDMKWSESGGTSFGKIFGGERFVFDAGKYSFVGVHQGPRMRMGDAYWATEDVRWLDSVLTVLQKRQRKVIIATHYPADSGIANWYRVTQLARKYHVLAFLNGHFHQNLFKIFDDIPSVIGRSNLRGKELSGGYNIVEIRNDSMIYALRITGKETGTPWVIVPLRDTDSSNGILFIDSVQLSHRQKYPDVKVSSIVSNPYSMNAPPAVSADFIAYAFYDGSVFINARNSKKKYSLKTSNPILSTPALEKTKIVISSTDTTISCYDFVKNRVEWRVKTKKAVVAPPIIENGIVYCGASDNTFRAIDLTTGKLLWSYDSLQGHVESRPLIVKERIIIGAWDEHLYCLDKRSGKLLWKWKGGRSGILFSPAACEPVYAHGKVFIVAPDRYMTSIDISTGETIWRTDQFKVRETIGITEDGEHVYVRTMNDSVYAISTRENHPIVLWGTNAGFGYDINSSQIREKFGVVFVTTKNGELIALDATQGTVLWKFKEDNVIAHTPIPLSKNTVMFTNIVGTICTVVYKTK from the coding sequence ATGAAAAAATATGTTCTTCTTCTCTCTCTTCTCCTCTCGATACATGCAGCAGCACAATTAAAATTCGCACATGTTTCCGATACACATGTCGGCAACTCTACCGGTGCCGAAGATTTACGCAGAACTGTTTCAGATCTGAACAGTTTTACGGACATTTCCTTTGTCATTATCACCGGAGACATTACAGAATCAGGAAAAGATGATGATGTTAGAACGGCCAAACAGATCCTTGACAGTCTTACAATTCCATGGTATATCATTCCGGGCAATCACGATATGAAGTGGTCGGAATCGGGCGGAACATCATTCGGGAAAATTTTTGGAGGAGAGAGATTTGTGTTTGATGCCGGAAAATATTCATTTGTCGGTGTGCATCAAGGACCGCGTATGCGAATGGGGGATGCCTATTGGGCAACGGAGGACGTTCGATGGCTCGATTCGGTGCTTACAGTGCTACAGAAACGCCAACGGAAGGTGATTATCGCTACGCATTATCCGGCTGATTCCGGTATTGCCAATTGGTATCGAGTAACTCAACTTGCAAGAAAATACCATGTGTTGGCATTTCTTAATGGGCATTTCCATCAAAATCTCTTCAAAATATTCGATGATATTCCAAGCGTCATTGGAAGGTCGAATCTTCGTGGAAAAGAACTTTCCGGCGGTTACAACATTGTCGAAATACGAAATGATTCAATGATATATGCGTTGCGCATAACGGGAAAAGAAACAGGTACCCCATGGGTTATTGTTCCGTTAAGGGATACGGATTCTTCGAATGGTATTTTATTTATCGATTCTGTTCAATTGTCGCACCGCCAAAAATATCCCGATGTAAAAGTTAGTTCTATTGTCTCAAATCCATACTCAATGAATGCCCCTCCTGCTGTTTCGGCTGATTTTATTGCGTATGCATTTTATGATGGTTCTGTTTTCATCAATGCACGAAACAGTAAGAAAAAATATTCTCTCAAAACATCCAATCCAATATTGTCCACCCCCGCTCTGGAAAAAACAAAAATTGTCATCAGTTCAACAGACACTACAATTTCGTGTTACGATTTTGTGAAGAATAGAGTGGAGTGGAGAGTGAAAACAAAAAAAGCTGTTGTGGCTCCGCCAATTATTGAAAATGGTATTGTGTATTGCGGAGCGAGTGACAATACATTTCGCGCAATCGATCTAACAACGGGTAAATTATTGTGGAGCTATGACTCACTTCAAGGACATGTAGAATCAAGACCGTTGATTGTAAAAGAGAGGATCATTATCGGAGCGTGGGATGAGCATCTCTATTGTTTGGATAAGAGATCCGGGAAACTATTGTGGAAATGGAAAGGTGGCAGATCAGGTATTTTGTTTTCTCCCGCCGCATGCGAACCAGTATATGCACATGGTAAAGTGTTTATCGTCGCCCCGGATCGTTATATGACTTCGATAGACATTTCAACCGGTGAAACGATCTGGAGAACAGATCAGTTCAAAGTCCGGGAGACGATTGGTATTACTGAAGATGGCGAGCATGTGTATGTTCGCACGATGAATGATTCCGTCTATGCCATTTCAACGCGGGAAAATCATCCGATAGTTCTCTGGGGAACGAATGCAGGATTCGGTTATGACATTAACTCTTCACAGATACGAGAAAAATTTGGAGTAGTTTTTGTAACAACAAAGAATGGAGAACTGATTGCGTTGGATGCAACACAAGGAACAGTTCTGTGGAAATTCAAAGAAGATAATGTCATTGCGCACACTCCGATCCCATTATCCAAGAATACGGTAATGTTCACCAATATAGTTGGCACAATCTGTACTGTTGTTTACAAAACAAAATAA